One region of Cobetia sp. cqz5-12 genomic DNA includes:
- a CDS encoding 5'-nucleotidase, lipoprotein e(P4) family, with amino-acid sequence MRRAFSLTTSAALLLALAGCASSGTQAPTAPAPRPAPLQDAAAQAPLSDQAMLATLWIQRSAEFHALSLQAFNVAHDRLNLALARRHAQDKPLAVVVDVDDTVLDTTSYGGWALREGRTYDSQSWADWVDDAISTASPGAVAFLNYAHESGVDVYYITNRKAAGKQATIANLAALGFPQANAEHVMPRTDSSDKTARRARVTAEHDIALLMGDNLGDFDQAFQQSTTRARNAEVARQADQFGRRFVLLPNPTYGEWEGVLYDGNWSASEHEKRAMRDAALNAWQPESGTVRQGK; translated from the coding sequence ATGCGCCGCGCTTTCTCACTGACGACCTCAGCCGCTCTCTTGCTGGCATTGGCTGGCTGCGCCAGCTCTGGCACCCAGGCGCCGACCGCCCCGGCACCACGCCCTGCCCCGCTGCAGGATGCCGCGGCACAGGCGCCCTTGAGCGACCAGGCGATGCTGGCGACCCTGTGGATACAGCGCAGCGCGGAGTTTCATGCCCTGTCACTGCAAGCCTTCAACGTGGCCCACGACCGCCTGAATCTGGCGCTGGCACGTCGTCACGCACAGGACAAGCCGCTGGCGGTGGTCGTCGATGTCGATGACACCGTGCTCGACACCACCAGCTACGGCGGCTGGGCACTGCGTGAAGGTCGTACCTACGACAGCCAGAGCTGGGCTGACTGGGTGGATGACGCCATCTCCACGGCTTCACCGGGCGCCGTGGCGTTCCTCAACTACGCACACGAAAGCGGCGTCGATGTCTACTACATCACCAACCGCAAGGCGGCTGGCAAGCAGGCCACCATCGCCAATCTTGCCGCGCTGGGCTTCCCGCAGGCCAATGCCGAGCACGTGATGCCGCGCACCGACAGCTCCGACAAGACCGCGCGCCGCGCGCGGGTCACGGCCGAGCATGACATCGCGCTGCTGATGGGCGATAACCTCGGCGATTTCGATCAGGCCTTCCAGCAGTCCACCACCCGCGCACGCAATGCCGAGGTCGCCCGCCAGGCGGATCAGTTCGGCCGTCGCTTCGTGCTGTTGCCCAACCCGACCTACGGCGAGTGGGAAGGCGTGCTCTACGATGGCAACTGGAGTGCCAGTGAGCACGAGAAGCGCGCCATGCGTGATGCGGCGCTCAATGCCTGGCAGCCCGAGAGCGGCACGGTCAGACAGGGCAAATGA
- the dprA gene encoding DNA-processing protein DprA, with product MSIDVEQRGPSRADFVFLARLPGFGTHTAAKLRERADWPQGWLAVLPPRLAAPLRLWCERPESSPLYQQVMTDLAWHAPAQGYHLLTPADPEWPAMLDTLPDPPLALWALGRQSLLELPMLAIVGARKARQAGLRHAHDFAAELVSRGWSVASGLALGVDAAAHQGALTASARLGAHDYAASPSTLAVLGCGVDVVYPAQHHHLRQRLLEGGGLLLSEHPPGTGAHARHFPRRNRLITGLSLGVLVVEATLRSGSLVSARLAMEQNREVFALPGRIDDIASSGCLELIRQGATLVRHVDDMLAELEHLLPAHSTEPPSTQARVTSSRQSAAVSTGSLSTSRLVTRSATRDAASSLSLPSLEMPVSQAATPPVSQEAAPLCFLGAVPLALDKLVELSGTSVSELSMQLLELELEGRVMQAPGGWKRL from the coding sequence GTGTCGATCGATGTCGAACAACGCGGCCCCTCGCGGGCGGATTTCGTCTTTCTGGCGCGCCTGCCGGGCTTTGGCACGCATACCGCGGCCAAGCTGCGTGAGCGGGCCGACTGGCCGCAGGGCTGGCTGGCCGTATTGCCGCCACGCCTCGCGGCACCGCTGCGCCTGTGGTGCGAGCGTCCCGAATCCTCGCCGCTCTATCAGCAGGTGATGACAGACCTTGCCTGGCATGCGCCGGCACAGGGCTATCATCTGCTCACCCCCGCTGACCCCGAGTGGCCCGCCATGCTTGATACCCTGCCGGACCCGCCGTTGGCGCTCTGGGCGCTGGGGCGGCAGTCGCTGCTTGAGTTGCCCATGCTGGCTATCGTCGGCGCGCGCAAGGCGCGCCAGGCAGGCCTGCGGCATGCGCATGACTTCGCGGCTGAGCTGGTCTCTCGTGGCTGGAGTGTCGCCAGTGGGCTGGCGCTGGGGGTCGATGCCGCGGCGCATCAGGGGGCCCTGACGGCATCAGCGCGTCTCGGTGCGCACGACTATGCGGCCAGTCCCTCGACGCTGGCGGTGCTTGGCTGTGGGGTCGATGTGGTCTATCCCGCTCAGCATCATCACCTTCGCCAACGGTTGTTGGAGGGCGGCGGCCTGCTGCTCTCGGAGCACCCGCCTGGCACCGGCGCGCATGCGCGTCATTTCCCACGCCGCAATCGGCTGATCACTGGCCTGTCACTTGGCGTGCTAGTGGTCGAAGCCACGCTGCGCAGTGGCTCGCTGGTCAGCGCCCGGTTGGCGATGGAGCAGAATCGCGAGGTGTTCGCGCTGCCGGGACGCATCGATGACATCGCCTCCAGCGGTTGTCTGGAGTTGATCCGTCAGGGGGCGACGCTGGTACGCCATGTCGATGACATGCTGGCGGAGCTCGAGCATCTGCTGCCGGCTCACTCGACCGAGCCGCCATCAACGCAGGCCCGGGTGACGTCATCCAGACAATCCGCTGCCGTCTCTACGGGCTCTCTCTCAACCTCTCGTTTAGTCACTCGTTCAGCTACCCGCGACGCTGCATCGTCACTGTCCCTACCATCGCTCGAGATGCCAGTCTCGCAGGCAGCCACACCCCCTGTCAGTCAGGAGGCGGCACCGTTGTGCTTTCTGGGGGCGGTGCCGCTGGCGCTGGACAAGCTGGTCGAGCTGAGTGGCACCTCGGTCAGCGAGCTGAGCATGCAGTTGCTGGAACTGGAGCTCGAGGGGCGAGTCATGCAGGCGCCGGGTGGCTGGAAACGGCTCTGA